A genomic stretch from Trichlorobacter lovleyi includes:
- a CDS encoding helix-turn-helix domain-containing protein, protein MRYNKNMKITSNLTDQTVLHELGERLARRRIELAKTQMQLAEESGLARRTIQYAEAGRSIQSESLVRLFRALGLFETLDALLPEQQVSPMDLLKLKKKARKRVRAAQVAQEAEDWQWGDES, encoded by the coding sequence TTGCGCTATAACAAAAATATGAAAATCACATCTAATCTAACTGACCAAACCGTCCTGCACGAACTGGGTGAACGACTAGCCAGACGCAGAATAGAGCTCGCAAAAACCCAGATGCAGTTGGCTGAGGAGAGCGGGCTTGCCAGGCGCACAATTCAATATGCTGAAGCTGGTAGATCTATCCAGAGCGAGAGTCTGGTGAGACTATTCCGTGCGCTGGGTTTGTTCGAAACGCTGGATGCCTTGTTGCCTGAACAGCAGGTGAGTCCTATGGATTTGTTGAAGCTTAAGAAAAAAGCGCGGAAGCGGGTAAGGGCCGCGCAGGTGGCCCAAGAAGCTGAAGATTGGCAGTGGGGGGATGAATCTTGA